The Candida dubliniensis CD36 chromosome 5, complete sequence genome has a window encoding:
- a CDS encoding histone transcription regulator, putative (Similar to S. cerevisiae HIR2;~In S. cerevisiae: non-essential transcriptional corepressor involved in the cell cycle-regulated transcription of histone H2A, H2B, H3, and H4 genes; recruits Swi-Snf complexes to histone gene promoters; promotes heterochromatic gene silencing with Asf1p): protein MKFLKLPQSYHKGGIHSIDVNQDNTILVSGGVDKKIGVWDLKKLIELSKLVSVNNSPEVRLKLKSLEPKQNITCHESLVNVVRFFKGDNKRFVSSDVDGNVFFHVLHEQLETETKQLFPFKGSKTQVKTPVVDLSISADNRLVAWSTNDGKVYLYDVVKDTFQELTSICHEKPIIQRSIAFDPSNNYLITVGDDTQINVFQYSYEKDDNNTYKFRLIYKISKLFSQNPLNVRYKRISWSPDGNLVSIPTASKNQTMLISLISRSEKWTNIESLVGHDFACDVVKFNPKIFSSREHDTSKVHSVIASGGSDRTMAIWNTSKSTPITVLQDAVQGEILDITWTTDGTSLLFCTSQGKLCIGNFEPNELGYAFSQETMERFVQLQNNLVEPMNFRYPHEQTVGNRKQLPPIEFLNQKNAISTTSSSSITENDEKKSEENVSMSSQSKSTTAKGGVITPEVIAPPKLQSLDDDVDDNDEEDDGKGSMLDSVMNDRAEASPRKSNKQKNIASAVSEPTGQSLSFNKQKVTTKNGKRRIQPMLISSGNSASSVLPRSNSVVKPVANNIKSSMEFDKPSYSVSEEFYKQNKRPRTEDTTGGGINKKLKREMEPVKFIGSVILNPNTSFSKIRLATPKVRLFFQLKSKTDDGMFILDIKNGSGNESKPSRLTYLKKDKEIWCDFVPKYIQLATEGSNFWAVTTSDGTILTYSHVSGKRLLPSIVLGSPVSFLESYEKYMMAVTCIGELYVWDMEAKKNVLKCSISPLLELYNKEGLVKSDNITLCAVTSFGIPLITLSNGSGYLFNKDLGVWQTITESWWCFGSHYWDSTETSTTKQPQTMNMFNDEQSIIELLEHKTNEEILRKTRTGRGKYFNKISKNMLMKEGFESLENTISISHLENRILCCELLGENKDFHKFFTTYVQRICELGFKAKLFEVCDELLGPIDAPSNESDWDPKICGFDKRELLKEVITSCSQFRDAQRVLVHFGKKIGVVVDEL, encoded by the coding sequence ATGaagtttttaaaattaCCTCAACTGTATCATAAGGGAGGGATTCATTCCATTGATGTTAATCAGGACAACACTATTTTAGTTTCTGGTGGGGTggataaaaaaattggggtttgggatttgaaaaaattgatagaATTGTCAAAATTAGTACTGGTAAACAACTCTCCAGAAGTTAGactaaaattgaaatcactTGAACCCAAGCAAAACATCACTTGTCACGAGAGTTTAGTTAATGTGGTGAGGTTTTTTAAAGGGGATAATAAGAGATTCGTATCTAGTGATGTTGATGGAAATGTTTTCTTCCATGTTTTGCATGAACAACTTGAGACCGAGACAAAGCAATTATTCCCCTTCAAAGGTCTGAAAACACAAGTGAAAACCCCGGTTGTGGACTTGTCTATTTCTGCAGATAACAGATTGGTAGCATGGAGTACAAATGATGGGAAAGTGTATTTGTATGATGTTGTGAAAGACACATTCCAGGAATTGACATCGATATGTCATGAAAAACCAATTATACAAAGAAGTATTGCCTTTGATCCGtcaaataattatttgataactGTTGGAGATGACACTCAAATAAATGTGTTCCAATATCTGTATGAAAAAGACGACAATAATACCTACAAGTTTCGATTGATTTATAAGATATCCAAATTGTTTAGTCAAAATCCATTGAATGTAAGATACAAAAGAATATCCTGGTCACCTGATGGAAATTTAGTGTCTATCCCTACGGCATCAAAGAATCAAACAATGTTAATATCTTTGATTTCACGATCGGAAAAATGGACTAACATTGAAAGTTTAGTAGGGCATGATTTTGCTTGTGATGTGGTTAAATTCAACcctaaaattttttcatcaagAGAACATGACACAAGCAAAGTTCATTCAGTTATTGCATCTGGTGGTTCCGATAGAACCATGGCTATTTGGAACACTTCAAAGTCAACACCAATTACAGTACTACAAGATGCTGTTCAAGGAGAAATACTCGATATCACATGGACTACCGATGGTACATCTTTATTGTTCTGTACATCACAAGGTAAGTTATGCATTGGGAACTTTGAACCTAATGAATTGGGTTATGCATTTAGTCAAGAGACAATGGAGAGATTTGTACAATTGCAAAACAACTTGGTCGAGCCTATGAATTTTAGATATCCACACGAGCAGACCGTTGGGAATCGGAAACAGCTACcaccaattgaatttttaaatcaaaaaaatgcAATATCGACAACTTCACTGTCAAGTATAACTGAAAATGacgaaaaaaaatcagaaGAGAATGTTAGTATGTCTAGTCAAAGCAAATCAACTACTGCAAAGGGTGGAGTCATAACTCCAGAGGTAATTGCCCCTCCAAAATTACAATCGttggatgatgatgttgatgataacgatgaagaagatgatggaAAGGGCAGTATGCTAGATTCTGTTATGAATGATCGTGCTGAAGCAAGCCCACGGAAgtcaaataaacaaaaaaacattgCGTCTGCGGTGTCAGAACCCACTGGTCAGTCGctttcatttaataaacaGAAAGTAACCACAAAAAATGGGAAAAGACGTATCCAGCCAATGTTAATATCCAGTGGGAATTCTGCCTCCTCGGTTTTACCTAGATCAAATAGTGTGGTAAAACCTGTTGCAAATAATATCAAGTCTTCCATGGAATTTGATAAACCTTCGTATTCCGTTTCTGAAGAGTTTTATAAACAGAACAAAAGACCTAGAACTGAAGATACtactggtggtggtattaACAAAAAGTTGAAGCGCGAAATGGAACCAGTCAAATTTATTGGGTCAGTTATACTTAATCCAAACacatcattttcaaaaattagACTAGCAACCCCTAAAGTTAGActttttttccaattgaaaAGCAAGACCGATGATGGTATGTTTATACTTGACATTAAGAATGGATCTGGTAATGAATCTAAACCATCAAGGTTGacttatttgaaaaaggaTAAAGAGATCTGGTGTGATTTTGTGCCCAAGTATATCCAATTAGCTACAGAAGGCTCAAATTTTTGGGCTGTCACTACGCTGGATGGAACAATTTTAACATATTCACATGTTTCTGGTAAAAGACTTTTACcatcaattgttttggGATCACCAGTATCGTTTCTTGAAAGTTACGAGAAGTATATGATGGCAGTTACTTGTATTGGAGAGTTGTATGTTTGGGATATGGAggcaaagaaaaatgtaCTCAAGTGTTCAATAAGTCCATTATTGGAACTATATAATAAAGAAGGGTTGGTTAAATCTGACAATATCACTTTATGTGCAGTAACATCTTTTGGTATACCGTTGATCACGTTATCCAATGGGTCAGgatatttgtttaataaagATTTAGGAGTTTGGCAAACGATTACAGAATCTTGGTGGTGTTTTGGTTCTCATTATTGGGATAGCACGGAAACCAGCACCACCAAACAACCACAAACTATGAATATGTTTAATGATGAACAATCAATTATAGAACTTTTAGAGCACAAAACAAACGAAGAAATATTGAGAAAGACTAGGACTGGTAGAggtaaatatttcaataagATATCCAAGAATATGTTGATGAAAGAAGGATTCGAAAGTTTGGAAAacacaatttcaataagTCATTTAGAAAATCGAATTTTATGTTGTGAATTGTTAGGGGAAAATAAAGATTTccataaatttttcaccaCTTATGTACAAAGAATATGTGAATTGGGTTTTAAAgctaaattatttgaagtATGTGATGAATTATTGGGTCCTATTGATGCACCTTCCAATGAGAGTGATTGGGATCCAAAAATTTGTGGATTTGACAAAagagaattattaaaagagGTAATAACTTCTTGTTCACAATTTAGAGATGCTCAAAGGGTATTGGTTCATTTTGGTAAAAAGATTGGTGTTGTAGTGGATGAGCTTTGA
- a CDS encoding syntaxin, putative (Similar to S. cerevisiae PEP12;~In S. cerevisiae: target membrane receptor (t-SNARE) for vesicular intermediates traveling between the Golgi apparatus and the vacuole; controls entry of biosynthetic, endocytic, and retrograde traffic into the prevacuolar compartment) has protein sequence MSFNTPFSEDLERTATNNSHRYKDYPEFDSLSTTIENQLHFINSELLSSIRSDLAKLEKDKTDTTLSESLSGQFRKTTDAFKKVNKFVKQLNASIVATEREHEDVETVNYLKQKEAIQIKLIRDSLANFNNFQKRFESCQTTQLPEDGSNLSEAEPGTAQQQQQQQQQVQITYEPINAEELEQQTLLIQEREREIHQIQQDTQEINDIFSNLSSIVNEQQFQIDSIENNIFSYNSNAREASNELRRAERYQKSSSGRLLCCFLILVGIVSFIILIGLIF, from the coding sequence ATGTCTTTTAATACACCGTTTAGTGAAGATTTAGAAAGAACTGCGACAAATAATTCTCATAGATACAAGGATTATCCGGAATTTGACAGCTTATCAACAACTATAGAGAATCAATTAcattttatcaattcagAACTCTTATCGTCTATACGTCTGGATTTAGCAAAATTAGAAAAGGATAAAACTGACACAACATTATCTGAAAGTTTAAGTGGTCAATTTAGAAAAACCACTGATGCATTCAAAAAAGTGAATAAATTTGTGAAACAGTTGAATGCATCTATAGTGGCAACAGAACGAGAACATGAGGATGTGGAAACAGTGAACTATCTCAAACAAAAGGAAGCAATACAAATAAAGCTAATAAGAGACAGTTTGgcaaatttcaataacttTCAAAAGAGATTTGAATCATGTCAAACAACCCAGTTGCCCGAAGATGGATCTAACTTGCTGGAGGCAGAACCTGGAACagctcaacaacaacaacaacaacaacaacaggtACAAATCACTTATGAACCCATTAATGCTGAAGAGTTGGAACAACAAACGTTACTTATTCAAGAACGTGAACGAGAAATACATCAGATCCAACAGGACACACAAGAAATCAATGATATTTTCAGCAACTTGTCATCCATAGTGAATGAACAACagtttcaaattgatagtattgaaaataatattttcagTTATAATTCAAATGCAAGAGAAGCATCAAATGAACTTCGCAGAGCAGAAAGATATCAGAAGAGTTCTAGTGGAAGGTTATTATGTTGTTTCTTAATACTTGTTGGTATAGTATCgtttataattttaatagggttgattttttag
- a CDS encoding cytochrome c assembly flavoprotein, putative (Similar to S. cerevisiae CYC2;~In S. cerevisiae: mitochondrial peripheral inner membrane protein, contains a FAD cofactor in a domain exposed in the intermembrane space; exhibits redox activity in vitro; likely participates in ligation of heme to acytochromes c and c1), with the protein MLGLRQIRQYPIHRSRLINFRRFNSTNSKKPEQEEENSQSSEHKNIPSKQDDKTDVGSFNIKPTTSRSAPAPMENTGIEQLMHKDNKPYIPKLKHKRVSFEYPNLPNQDEYTNLIEKPKSITRWTRYVPKILTVIVLVWSGYAYHVWMTDTEEGEDSSDLLNPEEFHKFIVTHKEKIDDDHYIIEITPKFFHWEYSHGTDPEGKSLWKGDKFWSVEIKQPDINVVRSYTPLPLYYLKSEYTRSGEKEPLLKVINPEIDEYDRHGTMCLYVKRYNDGEVSKYITDRNVGEELELRGPNIEYKFPYHPLHKLHKRPIFKDLPSKVEADNMIETVKRVNNLPDVDNIVFYAAGTGIAPILQVLFSKKPYLGHVDIHYSARHPGELGILQRFLLFLDKLDRINITYHYDDQPKTVLNAKDIKPPGIPNYITPKTLEEKSKFLTGDEIEQLRLQKEQQGKSFDSDMTTKLVQKPEDRGEVFESGLHQASKTIQLPKKTASLAIVCGPEGFVDYVAGSKDLVRNKQGPISGLLGDKNWDNSNVYKL; encoded by the coding sequence ATGTTGGGACTTCGCCAAATTAGACAGTATCCTATTCATAGAAGTCGTTTAATCAACTTTCGTCGATTCAACTCAACAAACTCGAAAAAACCcgaacaagaagaagaaaacagTCAGTCTCTGGAGCACAAGAATATACCCTCAAAGCAAGATGATAAAACTGATGTTGGGTCATTTAATAtaaaaccaacaacatcaaGATCAGCACCTGCTCCTATGGAAAATACAGGTATTGAACAATTAATGCACAAAGACAATAAACCATATATTCCCAAATTAAAGCATAAAAGAGTATCATTTGAATATCCCAATCTACCAAATCAAGATGAATAtacaaatttgattgaaaaaccaaaatcaattactCGATGGACAAGATATGTACCGAAAATATTGACAGTGATTGTATTAGTATGGTCAGGGTATGCATACCATGTATGGATGACAGATACCGAAGAAGGTGAAGATAGTTCAGATTTATTAAACCCCGAAGAGTTCCACAAGTTTATTGTTACCCACAAGGAGAAAATCGATGATGATCATTATATTATTGAGATAACTCCTAAATTTTTCCATTGGGAGTATAGTCATGGAACCGATCCAGAGGGGAAGAGTTTATGGAAGGGTGATAAATTCTGGTCAGTAGAAATCAAACAACCAGATATCAATGTAGTCAGATCTTATACTCCTTTACCATTATATTACTTAAAATCTGAGTATACCCGATCTGGTGAAAAAGAACCTTTATTGAAAGTCATCAATCCTGAAATAGACGAATATGATAGACATGGCACAATGTGTCTTTATGTTAAGAGATATAATGATGGTGAAGTTTCCAAGTACATAACTGATCGTAACGTTGGCGAAGAGTTGGAATTAAGGGGCCCcaatattgaatataaatttCCTTATCATCCTTTACATAAATTACACAAACGTCCAATTTTCAAAGATTTGCCTTCTAAAGTAGAGGCTGATAATATGATAGAAACCGTTAAACGAGTAAATAATTTACCTGATGTCGATAATATTGTATTTTATGCAGCTGGTACAGGTATTGCACCAATATTACAAGTATTATTTTCGAAAAAACCATATTTGGGACATGTTGATATTCATTATTCTGCAAGACATCCAGGCGAATTAGGTATTTTACAAAGATTTTTGTTATTCTTGGATAAATTAGATCGAATCAATATCACTTACCATTATGACGATCAACCAAAGACTGTTTTGAATGCTAAAGACATTAAACCACCTGGTATACCAAATTACATCACTCCAAAAACtttagaagaaaaatctaaatttttaactggggatgaaattgaacaattaagattacaaaaagaacaacaagGAAAGTCGTTTGATTCAGATATGACGACAAAATTGGTTCAAAAACCAGAAGATAGAGGAGAAGTATTTGAAAGTGGATTGCACCAAGCGAGCAAAACTATTCAACTCCCCAAAAAGACGGCCAGTTTAGCGATTGTATGTGGACCTGAAggatttgttgattatgtTGCTGGATCAAAAGATTTGGTTAGAAATAAACAAGGTCCAATCAGTGGATTGTTGGGAGACAAAAATTGGGATAACTCAAATGTATATAAACTATAG
- a CDS encoding cytosolic iron-sulfur protein assembly protein, putative (Similar to S. cerevisiae CIA1;~In S. cerevisiae: involved in assembly of cytosolic and nuclear iron-sulfur proteins): MVELLHSIKAHNDKAWSVSVHPTLPIIATASTDKSTKLYKLSTKQKFPLVAELEDTHKRSIRSVAFKPPLGGVDAPKLDFLDLPALAAGSFDSTISVWGIDEPDVEYDIDEVVANQKEILTSPNNEWNLMAIIEGHENEVKAVDWNFQGQYLASCSRDKTVWIWETDPETLEEFECVAVLNDHSQDVKNVSWHPSMNILASSSYDDTIRIYQQDIAGDEWSCVGILNGHEGTVWCSKFESFKSPTADSSILRLVSASDDLSVRIWVAKREEEEDKPELPSSIKHTKEMVWEVESVLPAVHKYPVYSVAWSSLTGKIASAGSDGKIVVYSEAEKGKWVIDSVHEGSHGVHEINCVIWAQLDDENEILVSAGDDGYVNLWNV, from the coding sequence ATGGTTGAATTACTACACTCCATAAAGGCGCATAACGATAAGGCTTGGAGTGTCTCTGTCCATCCTACTTTACCAATTATTGCCACGGCATCTACAGACAAGTCCACAAAACTATACAAGCTCTCCACTAAACAGAAATTCCCATTAGTTGCTGAGTTAGAAGATACCCATAAAAGATCAATACGTTCAGTTGCATTTAAACCTCCCTTAGGTGGAGTTGATGCCCCtaaattggattttttaGACTTACCAGCATTAGCAGCCGGTTCCTTTGATTCCACAATTAGTGTATGGGGAATTGATGAACCGGACGTTGAatatgatattgatgaagtgGTTGCTAATCAAAAGGAAATACTTACTAGTCCTAATAATGAATGGAATTTAATGGCAATTATAGAAGGTCATGAGAATGAAGTAAAAGCTGTTGATTGGAATTTCCAAGGGCAATATTTAGCTTCTTGTTCAAGAGATAAAACTGTTTGGATATGGGAAACTGATCCAGAAACTttagaagaatttgaatgTGTTGCCGTGTTGAATGATCATTCACAAGATGTGAAGAATGTTTCTTGGCATCCATCAATGAATATATTGGCCAGTTCTTCTTATGATGATACAATTAGAATATATCAACAAGATATCGCTGGGGATGAATGGTCTTGTGTTGGTATTTTGAATGGACACGAGGGAACTGTTTGGTGTTCGAAATTTGAAAGTTTTAAAAGTCCCACGGCTGATTCAAGTATTTTAAGATTAGTTTCTGCTAGTGATGATTTGTCAGTGAGAATATGGGTAGCAAAAAgagaggaagaggaagataAACCAGAACTACCAAGTTCGATCAAGCATACCAAGGAAATGGTATGGGAAGTAGAATCTGTTTTACCTGCCGTTCACAAGTATCCCGTTTATTCTGTGGCGTGGTCTTCATTAACAGGGAAAATTGCCAGTGCTGGCTCTGATGGCAAAATCGTTGTGTATTCAGAAGCTGAAAAGGGGAAATGGGTAATCGATTCTGTTCATGAAGGGTCACATGGAGTTCATGAAATAAACTGTGTGATTTGGGCACAGTTGGATGATGAGAACGAAATATTGGTGAGTGCTGGAGACGATGGATATGTGAATTTGTGGAACGTATAG
- a CDS encoding thioredoxin reductase, putative (Similar to S. cerevisiae TRR1;~In S. cerevisiae: cytoplasmic thioredoxin reductase, key regulatory enzyme that determines the redox state of the thioredoxin system, which acts as a disulfide reductase system and protects cells against both oxidative and reductive stress): MVHHKVTIIGSGPAAHTAAIYLARAEIKPTLYEGMLANGIAAGGQLTTTTDIENFPGFPNGIGGSELMEKMKEQSQRFGTEIITETISKVDFSKRPFKLWTEWNEDAEPITTDAVIIATGASAKRMHLPGEETYWQQGISACAVCDGAVPIFRNNPLAVIGGGDSACEEAIFLTKYASKVFLLVRRDVLRASTIMQKRVTNNDKIEVLWNTEALEAKGDGKLLKSLRVVNNKTKEEKDLQVNGLFYAIGHIPATKIFADQLKTDEAGYIQTTPGTASTSIEGVFAAGDVQDKIYRQAITSAGSGCMAALECEKFISEQEA; this comes from the coding sequence atGGTACACCACAAAGTCACTATTATTGGATCCGGTCCAGCTGCCCACACTGCTGCTATTTACTTGGCCAGAGCAGAAATTAAACCAACTTTATACGAAGGTATGTTGGCTAATGGTATTGCAGCTGGTGGTCAATTGACTACAACCactgatattgaaaatttccCAGGGTTCCCAAATGGTATTGGAGGATCTGAATTGATGGAAAAAATGAAGGAACAATCACAAAGATTCGGTACCGAAATTATCACTGAGACCATCTCCAAAGTTGATTTCTCCAAGAGACCTTTCAAATTATGGACTGAATGGAATGAAGATGCAGAACCAATCACTACTGATGCCGTTATTATTGCTACTGGTGCATCTGCCAAGAGAATGCATTTACCTGGGGAAGAAACTTATTGGCAACAAGGTATTTCTGCCTGTGCTGTTTGTGATGGTGCTGTTCCAATTTTCAGAAACAACCCATTGGCTGtaattggtggtggtgattcTGCTTGTGAAGAGGCCATTTTCTTGACCAAATATGCTTCTAAAGTGTTTTTATTGGTCAGAAGAGACGTTTTGAGAGCATCCACAATTATGCAAAAGAGAGTCACCAACAATGACAAAATTGAAGTATTATGGAACACTGAAGCTTTGGAAGCTAAAGGTGATggtaaattattgaaatcattAAGAGttgtcaacaacaaaactaaagaagaaaaagatttacAAGTCAATGGTTTGTTCTATGCCATTGGTCACATCCCAGCCACCAAGATTTTTGCTGACCAACTCAAGACCGACGAAGCTGGTTACATTCAAACCACCCCAGGAACTGCTTCTACTTCCATTGAAGGTGTGTTTGCAGCTGGTGATGTCCAAGATAAAATTTATAGACAAGCCATTACTTCTGCTGGTAGTGGATGTATGGCTGCTTTGGAATGTGAAAAATTCATTTCCGAACAAGAAGCTTAG
- a CDS encoding zinc finger-containing transcription factor, putative (Similar to S. cerevisiae STB4) — protein MSNTPSNTSQASRDNISHSTTSPETSRDEKEMKAKNNIKTESAESSAAATLGSMGTARDHLHSQFPPSTPGPIPTHLTSSFGGTARHAQPQGTPQVTAPASTSFGYCQPLQQLHPIQQYQHLNQAPSQPQASSPSPIPPVAHSPTATNTSHTPDQNGASRQRMRVVKACDRCRSHKIKCSGECPCATCLKQAKECTFSNKVFQKRTKGTELPEQKRAKFAEPFGLPEVKKDDQQEYINHLENRVHYLESLLTNSTTDTFKTPLSNEPESEFVTETLFCTSSKWRFSRRHQNLLIAELCRSMYSNLSEESKQLVTLPRYQYFGWNMSGVKYVTSEELPPLPDLGAKLDSKFLTKYYFEEINPLFAILHETVFKEQIGAYEKLLRDQIMLHKDDHDSKGNQTRLFSAMLYLVYALAIRFSEISKPKNPSIEMLQLEEKLFKYGYKVISILSFEWESFELIQGWLLITLYLRVTHRQTSCSHALGQAMDMVKSMGLGFAHDNAKFYSSTAYERLKAKRIFWCVFTFDRVFGLQTGRYCGIRDEDFNNEFPGFDFKHETEKDDWLTLPALGLIHIARVSNFVHTASTDNPHLIKYQQVNAELVKLHEWFNANGFRNDLFFNKKNDSSSLVKAQVKLHYYDLVLCIHSKILFNYIGRRIASHGLKVEMVIDACNGVIEVLDKTNKAGLLYTPWYSVLLLLFNVGVNAITLINGGAFVEQAREVLKNTMRLLTILRKSPIRNEQNKLVFRERFKMVRECIWALKMANRILTLRLQEDISVLNSIGVDHGSSDVNKQTFTQLGIASESTEGSSTQPKTNEFNQVFEKHLHRNSDIRQSITNDVDSPVSVNSDSTSNVQSIEPVDTYSSAEIDNLLGNIQWFDQWTDFNIDF, from the coding sequence CCCAACACATTTGACCTCTTCCTTCGGAGGTACTGCTCGACATGCTCAGCCTCAAGGTACACCACAGGTGACAGCACCAGCGTCAACCCTGTTTGGATATTGTCAACCTTTGCAACAGTTACATCCAATACAGCAGTACCAACATCTCAACCAAGCCCCGTCACAGCCACAAGCATCGTCACCATCTCCAATACCCCCAGTAGCACATTCACCCACTGCTACAAACACAAGTCATACGCCTGATCAAAATGGTGCATCAAGACAACGAATGAGGGTTGTGAAAGCCTGTGATCGTTGTCGTAGccacaaaatcaaatgttCAGGAGAGTGTCCCTGCGCCACTTGTTTAAAACAGGCAAAAGAGTGTACTTTCAGTAACAAGGTATTTCAGAAAAGAACGAAAGGCACAGAATTACCAGAACAAAAGCGTGCCAAATTTGCTGAACCATTTGGGTTACCCGAAGTTAAAAAAGATGACCAACAAGAGTACATTAATCATTTGGAAAATAGAGTACATTATCTTGAGAGTTTATTAACAAACAGTACAACAGACACTTTTAAAACTCCGCTTTCAAATGAACCTGAAAGTGAGTTTGTCACTGAGACATTGTTTTGTACCAGTTCAAAATGGAGATTTTCCAGACGGCATCAAAATTTGCTTATTGCTGAATTGTGCAGATCAATGTATTCTAATTTATCTGAGGAACTGAAACAATTAGTCACACTTCCCAGATACCAATATTTTGGCTGGAACATGTCTGGTGTCAAATATGTTACAAGTGAAGAGTTGCCTCCATTGCCTGATCTTGGGGCGAAACTTGATTCCAAGTTTTTAActaaatattattttgaagaaatcaacCCTTTATTTGCTATTCTCCATGAAACTGTGTTCAAAGAACAAATTGGAGCATACGAGAAGTTACTTAGAGACCAAATAATGTTGCATAAAGACGATCATGATTCGAAAGGTAATCAAACAAGATTATTTAGTGCCATGCTTTATCTCGTTTATGCCTTGGCAATAAGGTTTAGTGAAATTCTGAAACCAAAGAACCCCAGTATTGAAATGTTGCAACTTGAAGAGAAACTTTTTAAATATGGTTATAAAGTCATTTCCATACTCAGTTTTGAATGGgaatcatttgaattgataCAAGGGTGGTTGTTGATTACTCTTTATCTTAGAGTCACCCATAGACAAACATCCTGTTCTCATGCATTGGGGCAAGCTATGGATATGGTAAAATCTATGGGTCTTGGATTTGCCCATGATAATGCTAAATTTTATTCATCAACAGCTTATGAACGCTTAAAAGccaaaagaatattttggtGCGTATTTACATTTGATCGTGTGTTTGGGTTGCAAACTGGTCGATATTGTGGCATTCGAGATGaagattttaataatgaattccCGGGCTTTGATTTTAAACACGAAACTGAAAAAGACGATTGGTTGACTTTACCAGCATTGGGATTAATTCATATTGCTCGAGTTTCTAACTTTGTTCATACAGCATCTACAGATAATCCTCATTTGATTAAATATCAACAAGTAAATGCAGAATTGGTTAAATTACACGAATGGTTTAATGCAAACGGGTTCCGAAATGActtgtttttcaataaaaagaatgatTCTAGTTCTTTGGTTAAGGCACAAGTGAAGTTACATTATTATGACTTGGTTCTTTGTATTCATAGCAAGATTTTATTTAACTATATTGGTAGAAGAATCGCTAGTCATGGATTAAAAGTCGAGATGGTGATTGATGCTTGTAATGGGGTAATTGAAGTTTTGGACAAAACCAACAAGGCAGGGTTGTTGTATACTCCTTGGTATTCTGTTTtacttttgttgtttaatgTTGGGGTCAATGCAATTACATTGATTAATGGTGGGGCTTTTGTTGAACAAGCTCGTgaagttttgaaaaataccATGAGATTATTAACCATACTACGTAAGTCCCCTATTAGAAATGAGCAGAATAAGTTGGTGTTCAGAGAGAGATTTAAAATGGTCAGAGAATGTATATGGGCGTTGAAAATGGCCAATAGGATTTTGACATTGAGATTACAGGAAGATATCAGTGTATTGAATAGCATTGGGGTTGATCATGGATCATCTGATGTTAACAAACAGACTTTCACTCAGTTGGGTATTGCTTCAGAATCGACCGAGGGAAGCTCAACACAACCCAAAACAAATGAATTCAATCAAGTGTTTGAAAAACATTTACATAGGAACAGTGATATTCGTCAACTGATCACCAATGATGTTGATTCTCCAGTTAGTGTCAACTCCGATTCAACATCAAATGTACAATCCATAGAGCCTGTTGACACCTACAGTTCAGCGGAAATCGACAATTTGCTTGGAAACATTCAATGGTTTGATCAATGGACGGATTTCAATATTGACTTTTAG